Below is a window of Sulfurisphaera ohwakuensis DNA.
TTCGATGATCATCATGTTGTAGAGGACACTGCAATAGTTATTGGAGAGGCCTTTAAAGAAGCTTTAGGTGACAAGAAGGGAATAAGAAGGTTTTCTCATCAAATTATTCCCATGGACGATGCTTTAGTTTTGGTTGCTGTAGATATTTCTGGAAGAGGAGTAAGCAATATTGAACTTAATTTAGAAAGAGATGAGATTGGAGGTTTGGCAACAGAGAATATTATTCATTTCTTTCAAACTTTCTCTTATAATTCTGGGGTGAACATGCATATTATTCAATTAAGAGGATGGAATACTCATCATGTTATCGAAGCATCGTTTAAGGGTCTTGGTTTTTCGTTGTATGAAGCTTCTAGAATAGTTTATGAAGAAACTTACAGTCTAAAGGGATCTTTATGACAGCTAAAAGAATAATTGCTTGTTTAGATGTAAAAAACGGTAGAGTAGTCAAGGGTGTAAATTTCCTTAACTTAAAAGATAAGGGAGACCCCGTAGAATTAGCATCTAGATACGAAGAAGAAGGAGCGGACGAAATAGTATTTTTGGATATTACAGCTACTATAGAAGGAAGAAAAGCATTACTAGAAGTAGTAAAAAATACGGCTAGCGTATTATCTATACCACTGACGGTAGGAGGGGGAATAAGAACAATAGAAGATGTTTCAAGAATTCTAGGTAATGGTGCTGATAAAGTAAGTATAAATACAGCAGCAGTTGAAAACAAAAAGATAATAACTGAGGCCTCTGAGCAATTTGGTGCTCAAGCAGTTGTTGTAGCAATTGATGTGAAAAGGGTTAATAATTCGTTCATAGTTTTTACTAGATCTGGTACCTATAATACCGGTATAGACGCAATTCAATGGGCAAAAGAAGTAGAAAAATTGGGTGCTGGGGAAATTTTGCTTACAAGTATTGATAAAGATGGTACAAGAGAAGGATATGATATTGAGCTTACAAAAGAGGTAAATAATTCTGTAAATATTCCAGTTATTGCTAGTGGTGGTGCAGGGAAAATGGAACATTTTTATGAGGTCTTAAAAGTTGCGGATGCAGCGTTGGCTGCAGGTGTTTTTCATGATGGCGTTATTAAGATCCCTGAACTTAAAAGGTTTTTGTTAGAGAAGGGTATAGAGGTGAGAGTATGATATTAAAGGAGTTACCTAAGCAAAGACCTAATGATTTTACCAAAGTACTTCAAGATGTAGAGAAGATTATTAGTTATGTTAAGCAAAAAGGTGACGAGGCTTTAATAGAACTCGAAGAAAAATTCGATAAAGTAAAACTTACATCCATAAAGTTTCCTGAGGTAGATAAGCTAGCTTCTCAGATTTCACAAGATTTAAAAATGGCAATAGATGTAATCTTTACACAGATATACGAATTTAACAATTCAATTAAACCACCAAATATTATAGGAGGTAGTGCTAACGGTATAGATTACGGAGTGATGTGGAAAAGTATCGAGAGAGTAGGAATTTATGTGCCAGGTGGTGAGAAAGCATACCCGTCAACACTATTAATGGCTGGTGTTCCTGCTTTAGTTGCTGGTGTTAAGGAAATTTATGTTTCTTCTCCTCCAACTAAAATAAATTCAGCTATAGCATATATTTCTCTTAAGCTTGGAGTTAAAGAAATCTATACAATTGGTGGTGCACAAGCAATTGCTGCGATGGCATATGGAACTCAAACTGTTAAGAAAGTGGATAAGATTGTTGGCCCTGGTAATATTTATGTTCAAGCGGCAAAATATTTAGTCAGTGGTGATGTTGGTATAGATGGTATTGAAGGTCCTACTGAATTAGTTATTATAGCTGATGAAACCGCTAATCCCTCTAACATAATATTAGATTTGAAAGCTCAAGCTGAGCATGGGAAGTCAACTTTTCTAGTTTTGCTTTCCAATTCAGATAAGATTATTAACTTTGTATCTAAAGAACTTGAAGTAGATTCAAATATCTATTATGTCATCAAAGTAAATTCTATAGATGAAGCAATAGATATTGCTAATGAGATAGCACCAGAGCATTTATCTTTACAAATTTCTAATGCTAGAGAATATCTACCAAGAGTGAAAAACGCTGGAGCTGTAACTTTGGGAAATACCCCTCCAGCAATAATTGACTATTCTGCTGGTCCAAATCATATTTTACCTACAAATGGTTGGGCAAAAATTAGAGGTGGAATATCAGTTTATGATTATCTAAAGATGATAATGTATGCTTCTACGTCGAATCCAGAGAAAAAACTTGTTGAAGCTTCTAAAATTTTAGCAAAATATGAAGGTTTCGTATTTCATGCTGACAGTATTGGTGTTAGGTATGAGTAGTAATGTATTAGATACGCTATATTCCATTATTTTAGATAGGATAAGCAATAAGAAGGAAGGTAGTTATACTGTAAAATTGCTAGAAAAAGGTAAACCTTATATAGCTAGAAAAGTGGGTGAGGAAGCTACGGAAGTAATTGTGGCTTCATTAAGTGAAGGGAGAGAGAGATTTATTAGTGAAGTAGCAGACTTAATATATCATCTTTTCGTATTAATGGCTGTAGAAGGAGTTAAGCCAGAAGATGTTTATGAGGAGCTAAAAAGGAGGATGAAGTGATGAAAGCTACTCTAATAAACTATGGTGTAGGAAACCTGTTCAGCATTAAGGCTGGTCTAGAAAGAGTTGGGTTTAATGTTAAGATTTCTTTCTTACCAGAAGGAGATGAAGATGTCATAGTATTGCCTGGTGTAGGTGCGTTTTCTGCAGTCTCTTCCTATCTAAATTCTATGAAGGATAAATTTAATGAGCTGAGAGAGAGAGGAGTAAAGTTTTTGGGCGTATGTTTAGGTATGCAAGTAATGTTTGATGAAGGAACTGAGGGGGGTTTGAGTAAAGGTTTAGGATGGTTTAAAGGTAAAGTTGATAAAATTTATGCTAACGTAAAACTTCCTCATATTGGTTGGGACAAGTTATTTGTTAATAAAGATTCTTGTAATTTGACTGAAGGCTTAGATGGTAAATATGTATATTATGTCCATAGTTATGTAGCGTATACAAATGATTACGTTGCTTATAGTGAATATGGAATTAAATACCCAGCTGTAGTATGTAATGATTTTGCTGTAGGAACTCAGTTTCATCCTGAAAAGAGCAGTGTAACTGGTAAGATATTCCTTAGAAACTTTTATTCGTGGGTTAAAAGATGATGAAACTGAGTGAGAATGAAGCCTCTAAGTTAATAGAAAAATTATGGTTTAGGCATACAGATTCTACTATAATAGCTGTTCTTCAAGATTACAAAACTAAAGAAGTTCTAATGGTTGGGCATATGAATAGAGAAGCAGTTTTTAAAACTTTGACAACTGGATATGTTCATTTTTGGTCACTAAGTAGGAAGAAGTTATGGTTAAAAGGAGAGACTAGTGGCCATTTTCAATTAGTTGAAGATTTTAAAATTGATTGTGATGGAGATGCTATGGTTTTCTTAGTCAAATCGGTTGGCCCTGTATGTCATACTGGGAATAGGAGTTGCTTCTATAGGAATTTTTCAGATTTAATTTAATGAAGAGTTTAAAATATATGAAGTGGTAATTAAATACGGTTAAAATGTCTACTCAGCAAAATATTAACAAAGAGGAATGGAAGAAAAAGATTATGGAAGCTTTAACGCAAGTTTATGACCCAGAAATTCCAGTGGATATTGTAAATTTAGGTCTTATTTATGAATTAAAAATTAGCGATGAAGGGGATGTTTATGTTCGTATGGGATTAACGGCTCCTGGTTGCCCTGTTGTAGATGATTTAATTTATACAGTGGAGCAAGTAATTAAAGAAACAGTTCCTGCAAAATCAGTAGATGTAGATATTGATTTAGATACACCATGGAATCCGTTAAAAATGACCCCCGAGGGAAGAGAAAGGTTCAAGCAATTATATGGTTATGATATTGTTGAGATGTGGATTCAAACATATGGATTACCAGAAGGACAAGATCAACAAGATCAGAAGGCATAAATTCTTTTGTGTTTTTTGTTAATTGTGTCTTGGAGTATATTAGAGTTAGTTAGAAATAATCCGGATAAACTTAAGGAATATATAAAAAGAAGATTTATAGATGTCTCTTTGGTTGATAGAGCTGTAGAGTTAGATAAAAAATGGAGACAAACACTACAAGAAGTAGAAAAGCTAAGGCATGAGCACAATGTTATAAGCTCCTCTATTCCTAAGGCCAAACCAGAAGAGAGACAAGAGTTGATAAAGAAAGCAAAAGAATTGTTGAAGGCATTGGAAGAAAAGGAAAAAGAGCTAGATAATATAGAGAATGAAAGAGATAACATATTAATGCAATTGCCTAATATAGTAGATGATTCTGCTCCTATAGGGCCTGATGAAACATATAGCGTTCCTATAAGATTTTGGGGAAAATTTAAAGTATATGAAAAAGATGAAGCTGAGTTTCTTAGTCAATTAAAAGGAAATAGGGTTGATTATGAAATTATACATTGGAAGCCAGTTGGACATGCAGATATGTTAGAAAATGTTCTAAAACTAGGAGATACCAAGAAAGCAGCAGAAGTAGCCGGTGCCAGATTCTACTATTTATTTGATGACATAGTTTGGTTAGATATTGCATTACTTAATTATGCAATAGACACGATGACAAGTAAAGGATATACTTTAGTACTTCCTCCATATATGTTAAGAGGGGAGGTCATAAAGAGCGTTATTGATTTAGATACATTTAAGGACGCAATTTATAAGATAGAAAATGAAGATCTTTATCTTATTGCTACCGCAGAACATCCAATAGCGGCCTTATACTTTAAGGAGGAAATACCTAAAGAGAAACTTCCATTAAAATATGTTGGTATAAGTCCTGCATTTAGGAAAGAAGCTGGAGCTGCAAATAAGGATTTGAAAGGTATATTTAGGGTTCATCAGTTTCATAAAGTGGAGCAATTTATCTTTTCATCTCCAGAAGATAGTTGGAAATTACATGAAGAATTAATAAGGAATGCAGAAGAGATATTTCAAGGATTAGGATTACCATATAGGGTCATAAATATCGCAACTGGTGACTTAGGTGCATGTGCAGCTAAAAAGTATGATTTAGAAGTATGGATGCCTGCACAAGCTAAGTTTAGAGAGATGGTAAGTTGTAGTAATTGTCTTGATTGGCAGGCATATAGAATGAGGATAAGATATGTAGAAAAGGGAGGTAAGAAAGGTTATGTACACACGTTAAATAGTACTGCTATAGCTAGTACTAGGACTATAACAGCAATCCTTGAAAATTACCAGAGAGAAGATGGTGTAGTTGAAATACCTAAAGTGCTCAAAAAATACTTAGAACCATTTAGTAGGGCTCCTAAAGATTACATATATCCTAGAAAAGAATAAATAAAGATATTTAATAAAAATTATTTCTTTAAATAATATTCTAGGTTTGATTCTATCTTTTTCATCATTCTTTTAGCTACTCTGAGGAATAATTTTAATGTCATTCTTACTGGATAGTATAGGGGTCCTTTCATGTAAAAGTGATCTATTATTTCCTCTCCCCAATATACGTCGTGCCAGAATACTTTTCTGTACAGTTCTATATGAGCTTCAGTTAATTTAATCCTGGTAAACCAGTCCTTATTCTTAAAGTATCCCATAGGTACAAAGAACATAGGTACTAATATACTTCTATAAGGTCTTAAGTTATCAACAAGCTCTATAGTCTTGTATACATCATCTTCTGTTTCTTCTGGTAATCCAACTATCATAGTTCCAGCTGGTATAATCTTATTTTCATGCATGATTTTGAAAGCTTGTTCTACAGTCTCTGGATATTCTTCAACTTTATAGGGTGCTGATTTAGCTGGCATTATTTCCTTAGCAAGCCGTGCTGAACCCGTTTCTATCCCTACTTCAACACCTAAATAACTTTGGTTTCCATCTTCAAACACTATTTCCATAAGCTTCGAAATTAATCCATACTTTTCTTCTGAATATCTTATTGCTGCTAAGCTAGCATGGCTCCAAGCTATCGTTTTATAATATTTCTTTACTAATTTATGCAACTTTATTAGTGGTTCTGGTCTAGGATAAATTCCTATAGCACCATAAAATAATACATCATCACTGTGTACAACTCCATGTTTTACACCATTTCTTACGTTAACCATTAGCTCTTTCTCAATTTTTTCTAATGGATAGTATCTTGTAGGTCTTAGTGTCACGGAGCAAAATCTACATGAACGTGCACATCCTCTCATAATTTCTATTAACCCATTAACACTAGCCCCTTTAATTTCTGGGATTTCATCTACTGATGGAGCCTCATCAGCTCCTATATATACATATTTGGGTAAAGGTTCACCATCTAATATCATTTGAGCTAATTTTACTACTGCTTTCTCTCCTTCTCCATCAACAAGTGTATCAACCCCTACTTTCTCTATCATATCTTCTCTCCATAACCATTGCCAAACTGATGGTCCACCAGCTAAAATCTTCATTCCTCTTTCTTTTTCTTTTCTTATCTCTGGCCTATTTACTAATTCCATAAAACTCTTATAATTTACTGGCTCTCTTCTAGTTATTCCCCACCAAGTAGAAGATGGAGGACCAAATGCAAAATAATCGTGATGTGAGAACATTAATGCTTTTGCATAAGGTAAATGTTTATTTAAATGATCCGGATCAATTATAGCAGCTTTAAACCCAGCATCTATTAATGCAGCCTCTATTTTTCTCATTCCATACGGTGCTTGAACTGGTCTTCCTAAATCATCAGTCTTCATTTTTGGACATGCCAACCATTTCCAAACAGTTTCTGGTATTCCTACTGCTGGTCCTGTAGCTAGGAAGCCTAGAAATTCTTTTCCGTGATGATTCGTCATTAAACATCTATCAGTGGTTAAAATAAAATCAAAGTGCTCTTCCAAGCAATCACCTCTCTTTATATAGTATATCTATATTTATAAAGACTGTTTATAAACTACTTAAAACATTTCTTAATATCTTTCTAAGGTTCTCAGGTAAATCTTCTCTTTTCTCTATTGTCTTAGCATTACTTAAATCTTCGTTCCAGTCTTCTCCGTTAGAAAGTTTAGCAGAAGTTAAAACATAAAACGAATAGATTTTTTCTCCTTTCTCATTTCTACTTTCTTCTACTACAACTTGTCTATTTTTTAGGTTTAATACGTATTTAGCTTCTACGTTAGATATTTTCATCAGCTTATAGTAAAGGAAGCAAAACATTAAAGTTTTTACTCTATTTATAATCGATGCAAGTAGATAATTGTATATTTTGTAAAATAGTTAAAGGAGAGATAAAATCACAAAAAGTCTATGAGGACCAAGAAATAATGGCATTTTTAGATATTAATCCAGTTAATAAGGGTCATGTTCTAGTAATTCCTAAAGATCACTATGAAAATATTTTCGATGTTCCAAAAGAGAAATTAGGCAAAGTGATAGAAGTTGTACAGAAAGTTGCAATAGCGTTAAGAAAGATGGGAGCAGATGGGGTAAATATTGTATCTAACAATGGTAAAGCAGCTGAACAACATATATTTCATCTACATATCCATGTAATTCCAAGATATTTTAATGATGGAAAAGATATTGACTCCATGTCTAAAAGGACAAAATATAACGATGAAAAGGAAATGTCAGAATATGCTGAGAAGATAAGATTATTCCTCATCTGACTCTGTTTCTTCACTTAATTCTTCTCTTAATAGTTCTAATCCAACTTCTTTATAATATTCTTCTCTTTCTTGTTCTAATTGCTCTTCTTCTAATTTTCTCTCTCCTTTATCACTAACTAATGACGTGGTAAGTACTCTACTATTTTTGTCCTTTTGTTCTTTTACACTATATTCTTTTTTATCCTTGGCTGTAAGTTCCATCTCGTAACCGCACTTAGTACATCTCAGTATCTCTTTTCCGTCCTTCTTAGTCGGTATCATTACTCCTCCACATTTAGGGCAGAACTTCATTATTTCACCATATAAAAGAGTAAAGTCATAATACTGTATATAAGGCTTTTGGTAATGATTTATCATTAAAAATTCATATTACTCTTATTCTTGGATCCTCCTTAACAACATTTAAAACAATGCTAGTGTGCGTTCTTTCAACTTTTGGGTTCTTTAGTAAGTTTTTAAGAAAGCTATCTAAATCTTCTACGCTTCTGAACTTAGCAACTATTGCAACATCATATTCTCCTACAATATCATAAACTGCTATAACATTATCATAATTTGAGATTTCCTTTTCAAATTCAACCAAATGTTTACCATCTACTTTAGCCATAATAATACTAGTGAGAGAATAGCCTAATTTAGTATAGTCTAATAATGCTATAAAACCTTTTACAACACCTTCCTGCATTAACCTAAGGAGTCTATTATGTAATGTTGCAGGAGAAACGTTCATTTCTTCTGCTAATCTTCTTAAACTAACTCTTGAATCTCTTAACAACTCCATAAGCAATTTTTTATCTACCGTATCTATTTCAACACGTCTTTTATCCGACATAAATTTCATAATAAAATTGATGAGGTGATTAAAAAATTTTCATCTTACGAAGGGATTTATCATGCAAACTTTAGTTGAGATATACCTTGTAGTATTAGCTGAACTCCAAATGCAGCAATAATTATTGCAGTAAATCTACCAGCAGCTACTGTACCAGTTTCACCTAGTGCTTTTACTATGAAAGGTCCAGTTAGTAGAGATAAGTAAACTAGAAAAGTAACTATTAAACTACTTATTATTAAAATTAATGGACTATAACTAACCGACAATGTTATCAATGCAGTCATTGTTCCTGGTCCTACAAGAAGTGGGGTCGCAATTGGTGTTATAATTGCCTCTTCTAGTTTTCTAACAAATCTTAATTGCTGGAAACCGCCCATGGTATCTACTCCAAGGTATACAAGTAGAATTCCTCCAGCTATTTCAAGTGCTTGAGGCGAAATTCCTAGGAAGTCTAATAATGGTCTTCCTAATATAGAGAAAATTATTAGAAGAATTATGATAGCTATAGTTATCTTATTAACTATAAAGTTCCAACTGACTTTTTTATCAGATCCCTCTTTAATAGCCTCTTCATATACTGCTAATAGATATGGAAGGACTGAAAAAGGATCTATTATAGCAAATAACTTTACTGTTATAACAGCTATAGCATCTAAACTACTCATTCTAATAAGCCTATAATATCTTTAAGATTTTTAATTCTCTCATCTTTATTTTCAATAAGAGTAGCTAATAGTAATTTACTAATTATCTTATACAATCTAGATATTTCTTTTTTGCACTCATCATTACTTTTTTCAAGTTCTGTAACTCTTCCCTCTATTCCTTGAAGCGACATGTACAATTCTGTAAGTAATTCTTCTTCACTATGCTCATGATGATGGTGATGCTGTTCCTCTTCCTCTACCTCTCTTTGAATCTCGTTTAAGTCCTCTTCACTTTTAGGTATCTTGTCTATCCTGAACTTCATCTTCTTCTACCTCCGTATCCACATTTTTAACATTACTTATATCATTATCTTGAATAATTAGTTTATCAACGCCCATTCTTAAATAATGTTTAATAACAACTGATATCTTTCCAGCAGCTCTAGTTGCTATACATTCTGTCTCTACTATATCACCATCAATTGTTTCTACGACAACTTTAGCCATCTTTTTACTTTCATCGCAATATTCAACGTTAACAGATTTTATCTTACCCATAAAAAGAAGAGATTCTATATCCCTTCCTTTCATAGTCATTCTTGTCATTTTTTCACTGCTACACCTATTATATCTGAATATTTTAATCCTTTTTCTTTTAAATATTCTTCCATTTCTTTTCTTATCCTTATAATACTAGAATATCCTTCATCAATGATTACAGTACCAAGCCCTATTAATTTTGCACCAACAGACATTAGCTCAATAGCATCTATCCCGGAAAAGACACCACCCATACCTATAATATCAACGTTATACTCTTTATACACGTCATGGATAATTCTTACGGCTAGAGGATGAATGCATTTCCCAGATATTCCTCCAGTACCATAATGCATGACTTTCTTAAATGTCTCTACATCTATGACCATTCCTTTTACTGTGTTAATAAGTGAAAGCCCGTCAGCTCCAGCAGATATAGCTCGACCAGCACTCTCTATTATATTATCCCAAGGCCCTAACTTAACAAATACGGGTTTATTAGTTACTCCTTTCACATTCTTTACGACCTCATAAACGTAAGAAGCTAGACTTTCTCCATACCCCTTCCTATTAGGGCTACTCAAGTTTAATTCAATGATCTCCCCTCTGTCAACTCTCTTTATAACTTCCATTATCTCATCAATACTACTTCCACCAACACTAACAATTAGCTTGCACTCCTCTTCATTTATTTTCTTTAGTTCGTCTATTCCTGGGTTTCCAAGACCGATAGCATTAAGATAACACTTATCATGAAATTTTACTAGTGTAGGTGGATCATGGGGGTTAAGTGGCTTAAGAGTCAATGTTTTAGTTGTTATAGCAGATGGTAAGTAGTTTTTGCACACTTCTTGTATTTTAGATAATGTTACTATGCCAGAAGATATGATAATAGGATCTTTAAACTGGATACCTGCTAGATTTATCAAACGCGTTTACACCTCTTATCGGTAATACATTTTTCCCATCAAAAGCTATTTTACCTTGGACAATAGTAAACTCAACTTTTGCTTCTAGGGGGAAATTATCTAAAGGTGTTTCAGTAACTTTAGAGAATTTAGTCCTATATTTCCAATCATTTTTACTAATAATTGTAAAATTAGCAACATACCCAATTCTTATTTCTCCATAAGGTATATTAAGAATTTTAGCTGGATTTTTTGAAAGTAGATTTACGGCTCTTTCTATGTTTAATAAATCCTTAAAAACAAGTGAATAGATAAAGGGAGTAGTAAATGAAACAGCCGCAATACCAGCTGGGCACAGCTCATAATCTAGGTTTTTCTCATCTTTTGAATGAGGTGCATGATCACTCACAATTGTATCAACTTCAAATAATGCTCTCCAAAGCCCTAACCTGGTTAAATAATCTCTTATTGGAGGATTAACTTTCGTAATACAATCTCTTTCACCATTAACTAGAAGATGATGTGGCGTAATATCAGTAGAGAAACCTAGTTCTTTGGCTATTTTTACTGTTTCGTAGTTTGTAATATGTGTAATATGAACGTTTCCTTGAACATAATGAAGGGCTGCTATTTCCATCCATATATTTCTTAACTTTCTTGGTACTTTTAATGCCAGCGGTATTTCTGGGTGAAGTACTTTTAATTTCTTGCTTTTTTGTAACAACACTTTAGTCTCTGTTCTGTCTAAATCTTCTGGGTAAATCTTGTATCCAGCAATAGGTAAAGTATCTATTTTTTCTATTTCTTTAGTTACACCAGAATATATTCCGAAATCAGTTCTTGAATAATTTTCAAATTCTCTTATCCTTTCAATTACTCTCTCGTAAGTATTAACTGGTGGTAAAGTATTTGGCATATCTACAATAAGTCCTATGCCTCCATATGCTGCTTCACTAGTTGCTGTTGCGACAGTTTCTTTATAAGATAATTGCGCTCCTCTTACATGGACATGCATATCTATTGAGGCTGGTAGTATAAGTTGGTTTTCCTTAAATTCTATGTCTGGTTTGCAGTCTTTTTTAATATTTTTTATAAATCTATCAATTTGAATACAGATAGTATCAATTGAATTATTAAACCATGCTTTTCCCTTAATCCACAATTTTACTCACCTTTATAAGAGGTCCATCAATACATGCAAGATTCTCCTTAATTTCACAAACTCCACAAACTCCTAACATACAATTCATTTTTACCCATCTTACGTAAACTAATGCTTCTTTAGGCAAGGAAGAGATCATATCTTTTGGTACAGAGGCAATTATAAGGTCAGCTTTTTCATCGTCTGCTTTAGGGAACTCTTTAGTATTGCATTCAATGCATCTCACTTTTACATTAATTCCTTTTCTTTTAGCTTCTCTTAATATATAAAGAATGTCGTAAAGAAGGTCTTTATACGCAATTCCTAGTATGCTTGATACTGTAAGCTTTAATGGTCTTCCTAAAGGTCCTTTTATAAGTATTTTCTTTCTATCTCGTATTAAATCATAAATTTTTGGCGATACATGCAAAAATAAGATTCCCTCATAATAATCAGTTATACTCAACGGAATCTCTTTCTCTCCAGCTATAATTAAACTTACGAATTGCCCTGGCTGAGGTTTTTGTGGGAAAAAAGTAGCA
It encodes the following:
- a CDS encoding MarC family protein codes for the protein MSSLDAIAVITVKLFAIIDPFSVLPYLLAVYEEAIKEGSDKKVSWNFIVNKITIAIIILLIIFSILGRPLLDFLGISPQALEIAGGILLVYLGVDTMGGFQQLRFVRKLEEAIITPIATPLLVGPGTMTALITLSVSYSPLILIISSLIVTFLVYLSLLTGPFIVKALGETGTVAAGRFTAIIIAAFGVQLILQGISQLKFA
- the pyrD gene encoding dihydroorotate dehydrogenase PyrD, whose product is MINLAGIQFKDPIIISSGIVTLSKIQEVCKNYLPSAITTKTLTLKPLNPHDPPTLVKFHDKCYLNAIGLGNPGIDELKKINEEECKLIVSVGGSSIDEIMEVIKRVDRGEIIELNLSSPNRKGYGESLASYVYEVVKNVKGVTNKPVFVKLGPWDNIIESAGRAISAGADGLSLINTVKGMVIDVETFKKVMHYGTGGISGKCIHPLAVRIIHDVYKEYNVDIIGMGGVFSGIDAIELMSVGAKLIGLGTVIIDEGYSSIIRIRKEMEEYLKEKGLKYSDIIGVAVKK
- the pyrC gene encoding dihydroorotase, which encodes MWIKGKAWFNNSIDTICIQIDRFIKNIKKDCKPDIEFKENQLILPASIDMHVHVRGAQLSYKETVATATSEAAYGGIGLIVDMPNTLPPVNTYERVIERIREFENYSRTDFGIYSGVTKEIEKIDTLPIAGYKIYPEDLDRTETKVLLQKSKKLKVLHPEIPLALKVPRKLRNIWMEIAALHYVQGNVHITHITNYETVKIAKELGFSTDITPHHLLVNGERDCITKVNPPIRDYLTRLGLWRALFEVDTIVSDHAPHSKDEKNLDYELCPAGIAAVSFTTPFIYSLVFKDLLNIERAVNLLSKNPAKILNIPYGEIRIGYVANFTIISKNDWKYRTKFSKVTETPLDNFPLEAKVEFTIVQGKIAFDGKNVLPIRGVNAFDKSSRYPV
- a CDS encoding 2-polyprenylphenol hydroxylase → MIYSEILYSKKISNNLYEIATFFPQKPQPGQFVSLIIAGEKEIPLSITDYYEGILFLHVSPKIYDLIRDRKKILIKGPLGRPLKLTVSSILGIAYKDLLYDILYILREAKRKGINVKVRCIECNTKEFPKADDEKADLIIASVPKDMISSLPKEALVYVRWVKMNCMLGVCGVCEIKENLACIDGPLIKVSKIVD